A region from the Methylocella sp. genome encodes:
- a CDS encoding protein-glutamate O-methyltransferase: MFCPRANGKRHEPDAIVRSKKNREAGLTPGEFHLSRGDFRQIAAMLHDDAGIYLSESRAALVYSRLAKRLRVLGLSSFRDYCALIAGSEGIDERQKMVAALTTNVTRFFREPHHFQHLETAVLPPLLEAARGGGRARLWSAACSNGQEPYSIALTILSSMPDAARFDVKVLASDIDPNMLAEGREGIYAEDLLEPVPAKLRTRWFVPVGDGSRRFSVAAELRELVVFRELNLFGAWPMKGAFQAIFCRNVAIYFEEEMQMKLWSRFAPMLSPGGRLYIGHSERLVGTAATAFECEGVTAYRLRKGPRA, from the coding sequence ATGTTCTGCCCGCGAGCGAACGGGAAGCGGCATGAGCCAGATGCAATTGTCCGCTCCAAAAAAAATAGAGAGGCTGGCCTCACGCCCGGCGAATTCCATCTGTCGCGCGGGGACTTTCGCCAGATCGCCGCGATGCTGCATGATGACGCCGGCATATATCTTTCGGAATCGAGGGCGGCGCTTGTCTATTCGCGGCTCGCCAAGCGATTGCGCGTTCTCGGGCTCTCCAGCTTCCGCGATTATTGCGCACTGATCGCGGGCAGCGAGGGGATCGACGAACGTCAGAAAATGGTCGCCGCGCTGACCACTAATGTGACGCGGTTCTTTCGCGAGCCGCATCATTTCCAGCATCTCGAAACGGCGGTCTTGCCGCCGCTGCTCGAGGCGGCGCGGGGCGGCGGGCGAGCGCGGCTCTGGTCGGCCGCCTGCTCCAACGGGCAGGAGCCTTATTCGATTGCGCTGACGATTCTGTCGTCGATGCCGGACGCGGCCCGGTTCGACGTCAAAGTGCTGGCCAGCGATATCGATCCCAACATGCTGGCCGAAGGACGCGAGGGGATCTACGCCGAGGATCTCCTGGAGCCCGTGCCGGCCAAATTGCGCACGCGCTGGTTCGTCCCCGTCGGAGACGGCTCGCGACGATTTTCCGTTGCCGCGGAGCTTCGCGAGCTCGTCGTCTTTCGCGAGCTCAATCTGTTTGGAGCGTGGCCGATGAAGGGCGCGTTTCAGGCGATCTTCTGCCGCAACGTCGCGATCTATTTCGAGGAGGAGATGCAGATGAAGCTGTGGAGCCGCTTTGCGCCCATGTTGTCTCCGGGAGGCCGGCTTTACATCGGCCATTCCGAACGGCTCGTCGGAACGGCGGCGACGGCGTTCGAATGCGAGGGCGTCACCGCTTACAGGCTGAGGAAAGGCCCGCGCGCATGA
- a CDS encoding chemotaxis protein CheW, which yields MNEPIRTDLASARELIAFRIGAQEFCVDIMSVREIRGWTPATALPQSPGFVRGVVNLRGAVLPIIDLAARLGFPPAEPTARHVIIVAQIGNQVIGLLVDAVSDILSATDDLVQATPDVASDMAKTFVRGVLAIDQRMISLIALDHVLPASEREAA from the coding sequence ATGAACGAACCCATCAGGACCGACTTGGCGAGCGCCCGAGAACTGATCGCATTTCGCATCGGCGCGCAGGAGTTCTGCGTCGACATCATGTCCGTACGCGAGATCCGTGGTTGGACGCCTGCGACGGCTCTGCCGCAATCGCCGGGCTTTGTGCGCGGCGTCGTCAATTTGCGCGGCGCAGTATTGCCGATCATCGATCTTGCCGCCCGCCTCGGCTTTCCGCCGGCCGAGCCAACCGCACGGCATGTGATCATCGTCGCCCAGATCGGCAATCAGGTGATCGGGCTTCTGGTCGATGCCGTGTCCGACATTCTTTCAGCCACGGACGATCTAGTGCAGGCGACGCCCGATGTCGCTTCGGACATGGCGAAGACGTTCGTTCGCGGCGTCCTCGCCATCGATCAGCGCATGATCAGTCTGATCGCCCTCGATCATGTTCTGCCCGCGAGCGAACGGGAAGCGGCATGA
- a CDS encoding response regulator, producing the protein MNKTILTVDDSRTMRDMLMLALSDAGYRVVQAEDGAHGLEVLLGETPDVIVTDINMPRMDGFGFIEGVRSDHRHRAVPILVLTTESDAEKKERARRAGATGWIIKPFDPVKLVAAIRRVAA; encoded by the coding sequence ATGAACAAGACGATACTGACTGTCGACGATTCGAGAACCATGCGCGACATGCTGATGCTGGCCTTGTCCGATGCCGGCTATCGCGTGGTGCAGGCCGAAGATGGCGCGCATGGCTTGGAGGTTCTGCTCGGGGAGACGCCGGACGTTATCGTCACCGACATCAACATGCCGCGCATGGACGGTTTCGGCTTCATTGAGGGCGTGCGCAGCGATCATCGCCATCGCGCGGTCCCGATCCTCGTGCTGACGACCGAGAGCGATGCCGAGAAAAAAGAGCGGGCGCGCCGCGCTGGGGCCACCGGCTGGATCATCAAGCCTTTCGATCCTGTGAAACTCGTCGCCGCGATCCGGCGCGTCGCGGCCTGA
- a CDS encoding STAS domain-containing protein, protein MTRAQDADRRGSHVVELPEILDLKAAAPLAGEFLARRGGELRIDASRVQRLGGQCLQVLLSAAMTWKVDEIPFAFVDPSPDFIEGLQRLGIAPADFIDQELPQ, encoded by the coding sequence ATGACGCGGGCGCAAGACGCCGATAGGCGCGGCTCCCACGTCGTCGAGCTTCCGGAGATTCTCGATCTGAAGGCGGCGGCGCCGCTGGCCGGCGAATTCCTCGCCCGTAGAGGCGGGGAGCTGCGGATCGACGCCTCTCGCGTGCAGCGGCTTGGCGGCCAATGCCTGCAGGTTCTGCTCTCCGCAGCCATGACCTGGAAAGTCGACGAAATCCCGTTCGCCTTCGTCGACCCGTCTCCCGATTTCATCGAGGGTCTGCAGCGCCTCGGGATCGCTCCGGCCGACTTCATCGATCAGGAACTGCCTCAATGA